The following nucleotide sequence is from Catonella massiliensis.
ACGGACGCCGTGGAAAGCCGGTTACAGGTCCTGGTAACAGAGCACTTAAGTCGCTTTCCGATATGCTTAAAGGTAAGCAGGGACGTTTCCGTCAGAACCTTCTTGGTAAGCGTGTTGACTATTCAGGACGTTCAGTTATCGTAGTTGGTCCTGACCTTAAGATATATCAGTGTGGTGTTCCTAAGGAAATGGCTATCGAGCTCTTCAAGCCTTTCGTTATGAAGGAGCTTGTTGCCCGTGATATAGCACACAATATTAAATCAGCTAAAAAGATGGTTGAGAGGGTAGAGACTCAGGTGTGGGATGTACTTGAAGATGTAATAAAGGATCATCCTGTTATGCTTAACCGTGCTCCGACCCTTCACAGACTTGGTATTCAGGCATTTGAGCCTGTACTTGTAGAAGGTAAGGCTATTAAGCTACATCCGCTCGTATGTACAGCCTTCAACGCAGACTTTGATGGAGACCAGATGGCTATCCATCTCCCACTTTCTGTTGAAGCTCAGGCTGAGTGCCGTTTTCTCCTGCTTTCACCTAACAACCTCCTTAAGCCTTCTGACGGTGGTGTGGTTGCGGTTCCTTCCCAGGATATGGTGCTTGGTATCTATTACCTTACACTTGACAAGCCTGGCGACAAGGGAGAGGGAATGTTCTTTAAGGACATGAACGAAGCACTTCTTGCTTATGAGAACGGCTATATTACCTTACAGGCTAAGATTAAGGTGAGACGTGAGGGCATCAACTCCAAGGGAGTTAAGGAGGAGAGGATAATCGAGTCTACACTCGGAAGATTCATATTCAACGAAGTACTTGATCAGAATCTGGGCTTTGTAGACAGAAGCCTTGATGAGAATTTCTTAAAGCTTGAGATAGACTTTCTCGTTAAGAAGAAGGAGCTTAAGCAGATACTTGAGAAGTGTATGGCAAACCTCGGTGCTACCAGAACAGCGGAGATAATGGATGCTGTGAAGAGTCTTGGTTATAAGTATTCAACCATAGCTGCTATGACGGTTTCTGTATCAGATATGACAGTTCCGCCTGAAAAAGCAGAGATTCTTAAAGAAGCACAGAAAAAGGTTGAGATTATAACAAGGAACTTTAGAAAAGGTCTCCTTACTGAGCAGGAGAGATATCAGGAAGTTATTAAGAACTGGAAGAAGGCCGATGATGAGATTGCTGCTAAGCTTATGAGCGGTCTTGATAAATATAATAACATTTATATGATGGCACACTCAGGAGCCCGTGGTTCTGATAAGCAGATTAAGCAGCTTGCAGGTATGCGTGGACTTATGGCGGATACAAAGGGACATACTATCGAACTTCCAATCAAGTCTAACTTCCGTGAGGGACTTGACGTTCTGGAGTATTTCGTTTCTGCCCACGGTGCAAGAAAAGGTCTTTCAGATACAGCTCTTCGTACAGCCGATTCAGGATACCTCACAAGACGACTTGTAGACGTATCTCAGGATCTTATTATCAGAGAGACTGACTGCCGTGCAGGAAAGAGCGAGATACCTGGTATGTGGGTATCAGCCTTTATGGACGGAAAAGAAGAGATAGAAAGCCTTGAAGAGAGAATCAAGGGAAGATATTCCTGTGAGACTATATATGATGACAACGGTGAGGTTATAGTTAAGGCAAATCATATCATTACTCCAAAGCGTGCAGCCAGGATAATGAAGACAAAGGCCGTTATGGAGGCGGGCACAGCTGCCAAGATAAAGATACGTACCGTTCTTACCTGCCGCAGCCACGTGGGTATCTGTGCGAAGTGCTATGGTGCAAACATGGCAACAGGTGATCCTGTACAGGTTGGTGAAGCAGTTGGTATTATCGCTGCTCAGTCAATCGGTGAGCCGGGTACACAGCTTACCATGAGAACCTTCCATACCGGTGGTGTTGCGGGTGGAGATATTACTCAGGGTCTTCCTCGTGTAGAGGAGCTTTTCGAGGCACGTAAGCCAAAGGGACTTGCTATTATCTCTGAGATTGCAGGTAAGGTAAGTATCCAGGATACCAAGAGCAGACGTGAGGTTGTGGTAACAGCTGATGACGGCGAAGAAAGAAAGTATCCTATCAACTACGGTTCAAGAATCAAGGTATTTGACGGAGATGTAATTGAAGCCGGTGATGAAATCACAGAGGGTAGTATCAATCCACACGATCTCCTTAGTATCAAGGGTGTAAGAGCAGTACAGGATTATATGATCCGTGAAGTACAGCGTGTATACCGTTTGCAGGGTGTTGAGATTAACGATAAGCATATCGAGATGATAGTTCGTCAGATGCTTAAGAAGATAAAGATATCCGAGCCTGGAGACACCGATTATCTGACAGGCGAATATGCCGATATAATCGAGTTCGAGGAGCTTAATGAGCAGCTCGAGCAGGAAGGCTTCGAGAAGGCAGAGGGTGAGAGAACCATGCTTGGTATCACCAAGGCTTCTCTTGCAACCAACTCCTTCCTCTCAGCAGCTTCCTTCCAGGAGACCACAAAGGTGCTTACTGATGCAGCAATAAAGGGCAAGGTAGATAAGCTCATCGGTCTTAAGGAGAATGTTATCTTAGGTAAGCTCATTCCGGCAGGTACAGGTATGAAGTTCTACCGCTCAGTTAAGCTTGACAGCGATCACGAATTTGACGAGATGGGTGAGGAGAACCTCAATCTAAACGAGTTTGATGATAACTACGCTGACCACTATGAGAATGATGAAGTAGTGACAACAGATAACGGACAGGATGAAGAATAATTAAATTACAAATCTCCTTGCATTTTCATAAAAAAAGTCTTATAATACAAATGATAATGAATATCAATTATAACCTTCTCTGTAAATTATGGAGGAATGACAATGGAAGAGGGATTTGTTAAAAGGCGGGTAATAAGGGGCATTGCCCTTACAGTGTTAGCCTTAATAGTAAATGTAATATGGTAACTACAAGACCGTGGGAGTATTATTTTCCTGCGGTCTTTTGTTATAAAAAAAATATAAAAATATTTTAAAAAAAATATTATAAAAAAGGTTAAGTTTTGATGGTAAAATGCCGATATAATTCATGGACTAAGAATACTTACGTAAAGGAGAATGTTATGTGGGAAAAAACCAGACTTAAAAGAGGTGCCCTAAGTGTGACGCTCGCTTTAGGACTTGTGCTTACAAGTTTCAACCCTCTTGGCGTATTTGCAAAGGAAGCAGGGGGAGAACAGACTACAGCATTCAGTGAGAGCAGAGTGCTTGCAGAAACCGGAGCGAAAGAGCTTACCTGGAAAGACAGCTACCGTCTGGATCGCACTGTGATGCAGGATGGTAATGTTATTCAAAATGGCTCAAACGAACCAACCGGCAAAATAAATCCAAATAAGAACTTCAGAGTTAATATGAGTGTTGAGCTGCCTGTAGCTACAGATGGCAACGCAAGACCATATCTGAAAAAGGACGACTTTATTCGCATCCCTATGATAGAAAAGGGAGTAAAGTTAACAGGCAATTTAGATCTTGGCAAGTTAGATGCCAAATTCATGGTAAATGGTACCGAGCATACAGTTAAGAATGCGTTTTCAGCAAAGGTAGAAGCTGACAATGCTACAAAAACCGTATACATGGTTATGACTTTACTTGTTGACAACAACGAGTTACAGGATGCAACAGACTTAAGGGCCAATATCAAGATGGACTTTGATGTTGATCAGGACAGCATGGGCAAAGATGCAAAGGGAAGCTATATCTATTCTGCAGAGAAGAAGATATATCTTGGCAAGTTTGACAACAAGTTTGTTGTAGAAAAGACAGGAACCATAGACTACGACAATGGAAATGTCAACTGGACTGTAAAGGTTGAGAAAAAAGGTGCTGCTGGAGAGCAGACTTCATTAGCAGGCTATAGACTTGAAGATCCTATCGGAAAAGTAGGTGCCTATATACCTAAGACTTTCACAGTCTATGAAGCAGGTGCAAACAACGCACCCAGCAACAGGATATTTGGTGATGACGGCAGTGCTTCATCAGATTTTAAGTATGTAACAGGTGCAACTGATGCAGGCAACAACAATGCACTTACCTATGTGTTCCCTGCGAATGCACCGGGCAAGGCAATAGTTAAGTTTAGTACAAGCTTAATGAAGGATTCTTCAGATACATACTATACTGATCTTAGAAATGGCTTTACCAGAGACAACACTGCGTATTTGTATCAGAAGGAAACAGATGGGAAATATACTGTTAAAGTCGCTGAGAACACCACAACTGTCAGATGGGGCGGAATGTGGGGAGTTAAGTATCACGGAGGCTATTCCGAGAAAAACGGAATAAGAGATGCACTCTTAAAGGATCACCTCAGTGACAAAGGAATGACAAAAGACAGCTTTGCTGAGCTTGATGAGGACGTTAAAGTAGAAAACGGCAAACATAAAGTACAGTGGGATATCGTATTTGATGCAACAGATAAGAATCTCACAAATGTAAAGCTTAGAGATGAACTTCCTCTTACCGGACGTTATTCAAAGAAAGAAATGACCTTTGATAAGGCAATGGTAAGAAAGTGGGATGTAACCGGACATAAGTGGCTCTATTTTGATTATGCAAACAAGACCTGGGGCACTGATGTAAAATACATCACAACTCAGCCACAGGACGGTGTATACGCGATAGGCGATCTAAACACTGTAGCAAAGTTAACAATCTGGTCAGAAGTAGAAGGCTTAAAGGGTATTGACAGATTCAGTAACAATGCAAGAGTTATGTGGGGTAAGGACAGCAAGAAGTACGTAGACCTCTCAGAAGGCTTCGACATCGGTAAAAAGAGCATAATTAAAAGGGCAGAGGGTAAGTATATTGAGTCTAACCCTACCTGGAATATAAAGGTCAGCAAGGGAACCGTTGATGAGAACAAGGCTAAAGGTATCAAGACCTATGTTTACGATACTTTGATTGATACAAGCATTGGAAACTCAGATGAGTACTATAAGCTTATAAATGGTACAAGTGCTGACAAGGTTGCTGCCAGAGAGAACTTCTCACTTGAAAATGGCGACAAGAAATTTGCTTCAGGAGTGAAAGTAGCTGATATTGTATATCAGGCAGGTACTGCAAAAATGAGCTATGAGGACGGTTCATTTGTAGACAGCTTAAATAATGGAGCACTGAAGGCCACTGTGCATACTCTTTACTATACAAAAGGCACAGAGAAGAAGGCTGTAGGTAAAATCTTAGAAGTAACAGGCTTTGAAGATTGTACCAAGACTCTTGATAACGAGGGTGACAAGTGGTATCCTTTCTCATTCAGAACTAATATACTTGACGCTGATTCACTTACAGGCGGTTCAAGACGAGGTAATGACAGCAACTTAAAATACAATCAGGTTATGAACTTAGCTTACCTTTATGGATCAGGTAAGGTTGGTAAAAATGGTGAAGAAGGCGTAGAATACGGAAGCTTTAGTGATTATTGGGCAAACTACAACCATAGAATGATTCAGAAGGACGCACTTACAAGTGATGCAGCTGAAAAGCTCATCGCAGGCGGCGAAAGCAGCTACACTGCAGCAAATGCAAATGATGTTGTAAATGGTACATCAGGTGCATATGCAAAGGATTATAAGTCAGTAGTATTCCGTCTTAGCGTAAATGCTGAAAACATAAAGAAATTAGACACAAGCAAGCTTGAAGCATTTATAAAGGACAGCATAGACAGTAAGTTTAAGATAGTTCCACTTAATGATAAGTATAACTACCTTGTATTTAAGGGAACACCTAGAACAGCTTTTACAGGAGCAGGCTATACCAATGATGCTTATGTAACAGCTGAGGGAAGCCCTGTTGATGCAAATGACATATTCACAGTAAGTGAAAATGTAGCAAACGGAGATAAACTTGATACAACCTTTACCCTTAAGAAGCTTGACGCTCCTTACGTTATTCTCCTTAGAGCTCAGATAAGAGACGGAGAGAACGGAGACGAGAAGAAGATTATCAATTCTAAGGGTGCTGTGACCAACGATGTGGCAGTAACACTTCACGATGTAAGCTTTGATGGAACTAAGGGTAAGGATTACAGCCTTTCAAGCAGCAAGACTGTTGATTATGATACCAGATTCTTAAGTAAGGAATATAAGGTAGAGCAGGGTGGAATCATAAGATGGACCATAGAGTACAATCCAGCTATTATGGATGCTGGTACCAAGGGTGAAATCGAAGCTGCAAAGGATGACAGCGCGGCTGATAAGAAAGATATTACCTTATACGATATACTTGAAAAGGGACTTAATGTATTCCAGGAAAATGACAAGCCAATTCTTGGCAAGGGATATTACAGCCTTGAGATGGTTGACAAAGACGGAAACAGTGTTCCATATTCTGCTAAGTTAACAGACCTCCTTTCATTTGGTAAGGAAGGTGGTAAGGAAGCTCTTACACTTAAGATACCTAATAATGAGAGAATGAATAAGTTTATTTTCTCATATAGTACCATTCTTGATAAGAATGCACCTAAGGATATAAAGAATACAGTTCAGATTCGTATTAACGGTGAAAAGAAGTCAGAAGCTGAAGTTGCAACATATACAGTTTCAGCAGGTGTTTCACTCGATACCTTCGTTACAGAAGGCAATTTAACTGCGAAGATAGTAAAGACTGATGCCGAGACAGGAAAACCTATCAAGGGTGTTGAGTTTGAACTCACATATCCAAATGGCACTGTTAAGAAGGCAGCTACAGATGCAACAGGTGTAGTTAAGTTTGCTTCACTTGAAGCAGGAAATGGTTACAAGTTAAGAGAGTTTAGCGCTGAAGGCTATGAAGTAGACAAAAATACTTATGTATTCAATGTTGAGCGAATTACCGTTCCTAATGGCAAGACACTTACCATCGGTGGATTTGCAGTAGAAGGCACACCTGTAGGCGAGCAGCAGTTAAAGTTCGGTGACGGTGTTGTAGGTGGCAGTGATGGTAGAACTATCGTAGCTACCAACAAGAAAATAGGTGAGTTAAAGGATGAAACAAGCTTTAACCTCATTAAGGCAGATTATGATGTAAACAAGGATGTAATAACCAAGGCAGGTGTGACAGTCAATGAAATTAAGTCACGTCTTGATGGAGTGAAGTTCACACTTACTTCAGGAAGTTCAGTAATTGCAGAGGGAACCACCTCTACACCTGCAGGAATTGTTACATTTGAGGGTCTTGCCAGTGGTAAGTACACACTTAAAGAAGCCTCTGCAAAGGCAGGATATAAGGCTCTTGATAAGACTTACACAGTGGTTGTGACAACAGCCGCAATCAATAAGGCAGCTGGTAAGGCTGTGGTAGATGAGATAGCAGTAGTGGAAAAGGATGAAAATGTTGGATTGGTTGGTGACTCTATTGTAGTCCTCAATCATAAGGAGAATGTAACTCCTAATCCGGTACCGGGTCCAAACCCAAACCCAAATCCAAATCCAAACCCAAATCCAAATCCAAATCCGGGTCCAAACCCAAACCCAAATCCGGGTCCAAGCCCAAGTCCTAATCCATCACCAAGCCCAAACCCAAATCCAAGCCCAAACCCAAATCCAAGCCCTAACCCAAACCCTACACCAACAGTACCTACAACAGATATACCTAACAATGATACACCTACCTATCCATCAGACAATTTCCCAAATCCGAACGATCCAAAGAGTCCGGATGAGTTCGTTTCGGTTGATGACAACGGAACTCCAAAGGGTAGATATGTAAAGAAGAAAAAACCTGATGGAACTAACGAGTATGTGAAGGTTAATGATGACGGTACTCCTAAGGGAACTAAGGGTGGTAAGAACAGGCTCCCAAGAACCGGTGGTTCAGATACCATGGTTTATTACTTAGGTGGAGCAATGCTCATCTTCCTTGCATCAGGCATTGTTGTAAGAAGAAAAAAAGTTAATAAATAATTAAGTACTAATGAGAGATCATCGTTTTGGCATTATGCTAAGACGGTGGTCTCTTTTTTTTGTTGAGAAAAATATAATAAAAAAGATTTGAGAATGGGTTGCAATTTTTGTAAATGGTGTTATAATTGCGAATGGGTTGCAAAAGTTTAACTTTGATACATGAAAGGAAGAGAGATGAAAAATAAGAGAAGCTTGTTATTTGTGTTATGTGGAATGCTGTTAATACCACTATTTTCAGCAGATACCCAGGTGCTTGCAGCAAAGAAGGGAAGACCAGGGCATGAGGCAGTTGTTGTTAAGGATAAAGAGCCAAAGAACGATGAAAAATCCGGTGAAAAGCCTGAGGAGACATCTGGAGAGAAGTCAGACAAAGAGCCTAAAGAAAATCAGGAAGAATTGACTTCTCCTATCAAACAAGATAAAAGTGCAGCTGATAAAGCTGAAAACAAGGAAAAGAAAAAGAAGAAAAAGAATAAAAAGAAAAAGAATAAGAAGAAAAGTAAGGGCAGAAATAAAAAGAATAGGTTAAAAAAGAATAAAAAGAAGAAGACTAAAAAGGGCAGTAAGAAAGGCTCTAAGAACAAAGCAAAAAAGGGTAAAAAAGGTAACAAAAATCAAAATAACAAAAAGAGCAAAAAAGGTAACAAGAATAAAAAGAAAGATAACAAGAAGGTGAATGAGGAAAAGAACTTAGACCTTAAAGAAGAAGAGGTTGGTAAGATACCAGAGACTGATAAGTACAAGCCTGTGGATAATACAGACTTTAGCAATGCGGGAATTGTAAATGAACAATCAGGAAGGAGTAATTCCTCATCAGGCAAAGAAAACAAAGAAAAAATCATTAGAGAGTATACGGTTTTTGGCGAATATACAGATGTTGACGGGAAAATAAGATTCAAGTCGGGGAATGCCATATCCTTACCGGAGAGTGGCTATGTAGGCTTTGTTGCAACTGGGGAGAATACAGGTATAGAAGATAAGCTCACCTGGGAAGGCAAAGACCTTGAGAGTATTAAAAAAGGAATCAAAGGAAACTATGTTCTTACCTGTATTACCAGTGAAAATGTGGTAATCGGAGGTAAGGATTACGGTAAACTTAAGTTTTTAGTCTACATCATAGTAGAGTAAGTGAGGATGATATAATGATTAAGAAAGACGGAAAGAGAATACTAGCATCGGTTTTATCTGCTGCCCTTGCTATTTCTTTAATTAACTATAAAGTGGATGTAAAAGCAGCTGATGAAGCGAAAAATCCTGCTGTTACAAGATTAAAGAATGTATCAGCAGAGGCTAAGCAGGCTGATATTACGAGTAAGGCAGAAGGCATAGAGCCTAAATCAGATACTCTTAAAGCTGAAGAAGATAAACAGGTTAGAGTCATAGTGGAGCTTGATAAGGATTCAGTTCTTGATGAGGCTAACAAAAAAAATATGAGCCTCTCAACCCTTAGCGAGAGCTTTAAGGAAGAGAAGAAAAAGGAGCTTAAATCAGAGCAGGATGAAGTGATTGCTGAGATTAAAAAAAGTAATATTGAGGCAGATACTTCGGATATAAGAAACTATGACACTGTATTTAACGGTGTAGCACTTAATGTTAAAGCAGGAGATATAGACAAGATTGACGACTTGGATGGAGTAAAAAATGTATACATATCAGAGGAATTTGAAAGACCACTGCTTACTTCATCAAGTGAAATGACAGGAGCCACCTACGCAGGAAACTTTGACTACAAGGGTGAAGGCACTGTAGTAGCGGTGATAGACTCAGGTATTGACTATAACCATAAGGCATTTACTCTGGATAATGAGAGTAAGGCAAGGCTTTCTGAGGCAGAGGTAAACAAGCTGATTGAAGAGAAGGGTTTAAGTGGAAGATATTATACACCAAAGATTCCTTACGGATACAATTATTATGACTTCAATACCAATCTCTATGACAGCTATGGAGTGATGCATGGAATGCATGTATCAGGTATAGTCGGTGCCAATGATAAGGAGAAGAACCTATATGGAGTGGCACCAAATGCACAGATACTAGCTCTTAAGGTATTTTCGGATGATTTGCAGTATCCTACTACCTTTACGGATATATGGCTTAAAGCAATGGATGACGCTATTTCTCTCGGTGCTGATGTTGTCAATATGAGCCTCGGCTCATCTGCAGGTTTTTCTGTAGAAGGAGAGAAATATCCTGAGACTGAGATGTTTGAAAAGGCAAGAAGGGCAGGAGTGGTAGTTACAGTAGCGGCAGGAAATGACGGAACTATAACCGATGGTAATTACTATGGGGTGAAACCGCTTGAAGGAAACTTTGATACAGCCCTCATTGCCAATCCTGCACTTGATGAAGGCTCATTTGCTGTTGCCTCTATGGACAATCTAAAAAAGTATTCCCGTGCAATAGGCTGGAAGGAAAAGAAAACCAATGAGTTTAAGGAACAGGCTGATGTAGTGCCTGGAGCCAATGCAACGGCTGACAAGCTTACAGGGAAATGGATAGAGCTAGCCGAAGGAAGGGAAGATGACCCTTTTATAAAGAGAAATATAAAAGGGAATTTTGCTGTAATTGAGCTTGTAAATGACACAGAAGGCAAACAGGCATTTGTAGAAAGACTTAAAAAGATAGTAGCGCTTGAGCCATCAGCCATAGTATTTTACAATCCTGAATCAGAGGCAGAGAGGATAGGCAGAAATATAAGCCTTGGTGATGAGGCAGGCAACATAACTGTGGTAAGGATTAAGCGCAGTACATTCAATAAAATAAGCATCGCTAATAAAATGTCTATGAGATTTACCGTGGATATCTTTATGAATGAGATACCTTTCGAGAATCCTTCTGCGGGAAGGCTTTCATACTTTTCATCCTGGGGGCCTACTCCCGACCTTAGAATCAAGCCGGAGATTACAGCTCCCGGCGGCAGCATTTATTCAACCGCAGAGGATGACAGGTATCAGAACATGTCAGGTACCTCTATGGCCTCACCTCAGGTGGCAGGAGCCAGCGCACTTATCAGACAGTATATCAGGGAAAATCAGTTAAATGTAGACAATGCTTCTGACTTTACCAAGCTGTTGCTTATGAATACAGCAAAGCCTGTACTGTACAAAGAAGATACTCCTTACTTTGTAAGGCAGCAGGGAAGCGGTGCTCTTGACCTTAAGAATGCACTCGAGACTACTGTTGTAGTAAAAGCTGAGGGTACAAATGACAATAAGGCTGACGGTAAGCTAGAAATAAAGGAAGTGGGAGAAAAGAAGTTCAGGGCCAAACTTACACTAGAGAACTTTGGAAATGACCAAAAGACCTACAGTATCAGCACGAAGGCAGTATACGAGCCTGTTGTTGAAGGCTATAGGACTGAAACTCCTGAGGCTGCCCACGCTCCTCAGAGCTTTGAAGGAAGAGAAGTTACGGTTTCAGGAAAATCAAGTAATACAATTGAACTTGACTTTGACTATACAGCTGCAGATGAAATAAAGATAAACAACTTCTTAGAGGGCTTTATAGAGCTTAAAGAGGTGGATGATGAGAGCACACTTAGCATTCCTTTCTTAGGCTTTTATGGCGACTGGGAGAGTGAAAGGGCTATAGATGCTTTTCAGGTAAAAGAGGTTGATAACGAAAAGAGAGATGTACAGTTTTATGTAAATAAGCTGGTTAATGCGGCTTCATCTATGTTCATTACAAGTGCTACACTAAGGCTTCCTGTAGTAAATGATACCCTCTATTTCTCACCTTCAGGTGCTTACCACAAGGATGTAGCAGTAAGGCTAGCACCACTTAGAAATATGGATGAGATAGAGTATTCTATCTTAGATGGTGATACCAATGAGACACTGAGGGTAATAGGCAAGTCTCTAAAGGTAAGAAAGCTAAGCAGCCTCGGAAGAAAGGCAAGCTTTAACATTATGCCTGATTCCTGGTGGGATGGAAGAATAGGAGGTAAACTTGCTACAGAAGGAGTCAATTATATATATCAGATAAAGGCTAAGCTAAATACCGGCAATTCAGGTGGTGGTAATAATGAGCAGGTATACAGGTATAAATTAAAGGTAGACTCCACAGCGCCGGAGCTTAGTGACGATATTGAAGTTAAAAGTGTAGAGGGGAAAAACAGACTAAAGAGGGTAAAGTTTAGGGTAAAGGATGGTGGCAGCGGAGTAGAACAGATTTACCTTAATTCACTTAAGTTTGTAGGAGAAGAGGGAAATAACCAAAGCGGACCCGCTCTCCCTCCGGGTGTAGACCCTACACCTCCGGGTAAGAAAAAGCCTTCTTCAATTGAAAATGAACCTGTTGTACCTGGTAAGATGTCTGCTGGAATTGATGGAATAAGTGGAGAAGACTTAAAGCTTGGCAAGCCTAAATTCGGCAAATACCTTATTCTCAATTTTACAGATGAGGCAGAAAAAGATGGTAAAATACTGCCTAAGGTGACAGATGGAAAGCTTGTTATCTCAGATGATATGATTCCTTCAGACCCTTCTGAGAGCAGGGAGATATATGTTAACAGAAATGGCAGCAGGAATGAGGAAATAGAGGTAGATTCAAGCTTCCTTGCAGATGCTTCACATATCTACATTACAGTTAAGGATTACCTTAGCAATCAGCGTAATGTGACAGTGAAAACAGGAGAGAGTGCAAGCTACAATTCTGTTAGCTTCTTAAACTTCTATGATTCAATAAAAGACAGAGGGGTTAAGGTTTACGCTGATGGCAAACTCCTTGATGATGACAAGTATGATACACTTGACAAAAAGGTGGACTTAAAGCTTGTAATGCCTGATGATAACTGGCATCTAAGCACGATATACATAAGAGAGGGGCATTCTGTAAAATATCTTATCAGAGACAGCAGACTTCAGCCCGGAATGAAAAAAGAATATAACTATTCTTATGATAAGAATGAGAGGGCATTAAGCTTTACCATAGACCCTCTAAGGAGCAACAAGGAGATAGTGACAAGCTTTGCTAAAGGAGCCATGCCAGAGGAGCCTGAAGAAAAGGATATAAAGGTTGATCTTAAAAAGGCGGGGCTTGGCAACTTTAAGGAAATAAAGCTTGACAATAAGGATATTACCATAGGTGAAGATGAGATTCTTAAGACAAGAAGCGGATATATTAAGCTTGACCTTAGGTTTAAGGACGGAGTAAAGCCTGTGGTTAAGGGAGTCATCCTCCATAAAAAGGACGGAGAAAATATCATTCTTCCGCTAAAGGGTGCACTTGACCTTGATACAGGCGCCAGTGGCTACAGCTTTGCTAAGGGCTTTTCAGTTCAGATTCACTATAATTTAACTGATGATACTCAGATTGAGATAATCTATGAGGGAAGTGAAGCTGATAAAAAAAGTACACCTTATGG
It contains:
- the rpoC gene encoding DNA-directed RNA polymerase subunit beta' translates to MSEMSIENVQPITYDAIKIGLASPEKIKEWSHGEVKKPETINYRTLKPEKDGLYCEKIFGPSKDWECHCGKYKKIRYKGVICDRCGVEVTKATVRRERMGHIELAAPVSHIWYFKGIPSRMGTILSIPPRSLEKVLYFASYIVTDKGSSDLEKKTILSEKEYLEAKEKYGNTFKAEVGAEAIYKLLADIDLEEESKRLKEELKKAGNSKSQKMIKAAKELAVIEAFKESGNRPEWMILKAIPVLPPDLRPMVQLDGGRFATSDMNDLYRRIINRNNRLKKLLEIGAPDIIVRNEKRMLQEAVDALIDNGRRGKPVTGPGNRALKSLSDMLKGKQGRFRQNLLGKRVDYSGRSVIVVGPDLKIYQCGVPKEMAIELFKPFVMKELVARDIAHNIKSAKKMVERVETQVWDVLEDVIKDHPVMLNRAPTLHRLGIQAFEPVLVEGKAIKLHPLVCTAFNADFDGDQMAIHLPLSVEAQAECRFLLLSPNNLLKPSDGGVVAVPSQDMVLGIYYLTLDKPGDKGEGMFFKDMNEALLAYENGYITLQAKIKVRREGINSKGVKEERIIESTLGRFIFNEVLDQNLGFVDRSLDENFLKLEIDFLVKKKELKQILEKCMANLGATRTAEIMDAVKSLGYKYSTIAAMTVSVSDMTVPPEKAEILKEAQKKVEIITRNFRKGLLTEQERYQEVIKNWKKADDEIAAKLMSGLDKYNNIYMMAHSGARGSDKQIKQLAGMRGLMADTKGHTIELPIKSNFREGLDVLEYFVSAHGARKGLSDTALRTADSGYLTRRLVDVSQDLIIRETDCRAGKSEIPGMWVSAFMDGKEEIESLEERIKGRYSCETIYDDNGEVIVKANHIITPKRAARIMKTKAVMEAGTAAKIKIRTVLTCRSHVGICAKCYGANMATGDPVQVGEAVGIIAAQSIGEPGTQLTMRTFHTGGVAGGDITQGLPRVEELFEARKPKGLAIISEIAGKVSIQDTKSRREVVVTADDGEERKYPINYGSRIKVFDGDVIEAGDEITEGSINPHDLLSIKGVRAVQDYMIREVQRVYRLQGVEINDKHIEMIVRQMLKKIKISEPGDTDYLTGEYADIIEFEELNEQLEQEGFEKAEGERTMLGITKASLATNSFLSAASFQETTKVLTDAAIKGKVDKLIGLKENVILGKLIPAGTGMKFYRSVKLDSDHEFDEMGEENLNLNEFDDNYADHYENDEVVTTDNGQDEE